From Daucus carota subsp. sativus chromosome 6, DH1 v3.0, whole genome shotgun sequence, the proteins below share one genomic window:
- the LOC108226400 gene encoding 14-3-3-like protein C: protein MGSSPDRETFVYIAKLAEQAERYDEMVDAMKNLAKLDVELTIEERNLLSVGYKNVVGSRRASWRILSSIEQKEESKGNDVNVKRINTYRQKVEQELSSICGDIMTVIDEHLIPSCSAGESTVFYYKMKGDYYRYLAEFKVGNDRKEAADQSLKAYQLASTSAETDLSSTHPIRLGLALNFSVFYYEIMNSPERACHLAKQAFDEAISELDTLSEESYKDSTLIMQLLRDNLTLWTSDMPDDGEDQKMEIIGNTGEAEDSK, encoded by the exons ATGGGTTCCTCCCCTGACCGTGAGACCTTCGTCTACATCGCTAAGCTTGCTGAACAAGCTGAACGCTATGATG AAATGGTAGATGCGATGAAGAATTTAGCCAAGTTAGATGTGGAATTGACTATTGAAGAGAGGAACTTGTTGTCTGTGGGATATAAGAATGTGGTGGGCTCACGTAGAGCATCGTGGAGGATATTGTCGTCGATTGAGCAGAAGGAAGAGTCTAAAGGGAATGATGTCAATGTGAAACGGATCAATACGTACAGGCAGAAAGTGGAACAAGAGCTTTCAAGCATTTGTGGTGATATCATGACTGTCATAGATGAACATCTCATTCCTTCCTGCTCTGCTGGAGAGTCCACTGTTTTTTACTATAAAAT GAAGGGGGATTACTATAGGTACCTCGCGGAGTTTAAAGTTGGTAACGATAGGAAAGAGGCTGCTGACCAGTCACTCAAGGCCTATCAG CTGGCTTCCACTAGCGCTGAAACCGATTTATCTTCTACTCATCCCATCCGATTGGGTTTGGCTCTGAACTTCTCTGTGTTCTATTACGAGATCATGAACTCTCCTGAAAG GGCTTGCCATCTCGCAAAACAAGCTTTTGACGAAGCTATTTCTGAGTTGGATACCCTCAGTGAGGAATCTTACAAAGATAGCACTTTGATTATGCAGCTTTTGAGGGACAATCTCACATTATGGACTTCTGACATGCCTGATGATGGAG AAGACCAGAAGATGGAGATCATTGGTAATACTGGTGAAGCTGAAGACTCAAAG TAA